One genomic segment of Streptomyces sp. RerS4 includes these proteins:
- a CDS encoding zinc finger-like domain-containing protein produces the protein MVTLDLRHVASPAVRDLLHLVSHPDFDRAQQQIEHLGGCTEPVRLTGRSATVDTTTGEVLRSYTTSEEPTGSLLTACGNRRASRCPACSRLYAADTYHLIRAGLSGGKSVPDTVRTHPRVFVTLTPPSFGPVHNRPTTPGGDIRPCRCRKLHEPTDPLLGTPLNPTTYDYAGAVLFNAHAGALWARFTTYLRRELAARLGMTQKAAHAALRVSFAKVAEYQQRGLVHFHAVIRLDGPDGTSQPPPPYATVAVLTDAVRAAARVHVTVASDAVGERELSWGEQLDVREIAAFGTDAEFTDQAVAAYVAKYATKSADASGTLDRALFCRPCQGRGATLLPHGTPLPCTTCDGTGQARPLPRLAVARHVRQMIRTCWELGRLPEFAHLKLWKWAHMLGFRGHFSTKSRRYSTTFGALRADRRAWRTEQARTRAGLPELDPTTTLVIGHWAYQGSGYSPGGALLAAAVWHRRELERQFAAEGGC, from the coding sequence ATGGTCACCCTGGACCTGCGCCACGTGGCAAGCCCCGCCGTGCGGGACCTGCTCCACCTCGTCAGCCACCCCGACTTTGACCGCGCACAGCAGCAGATCGAACACCTCGGCGGCTGCACCGAACCCGTACGCCTGACCGGCCGCAGCGCCACCGTCGACACCACGACCGGTGAGGTGCTGCGCTCCTACACCACGTCCGAGGAGCCCACGGGCAGCCTGCTCACCGCGTGTGGCAACCGCCGTGCTTCGCGCTGCCCGGCCTGCTCCCGCCTCTATGCCGCCGACACCTACCACCTCATCCGTGCCGGCCTCTCCGGCGGCAAGAGCGTGCCCGACACCGTCCGCACCCACCCACGGGTCTTCGTCACCCTCACCCCGCCGTCCTTCGGCCCCGTCCACAACCGCCCCACCACGCCCGGCGGCGACATCCGTCCCTGCCGCTGCCGCAAGCTCCACGAACCCACGGACCCCCTGCTGGGGACGCCGCTGAACCCGACGACGTACGACTACGCGGGCGCGGTCCTCTTCAACGCCCACGCCGGAGCCTTGTGGGCCCGCTTCACCACCTACCTGCGCCGCGAGCTCGCCGCCCGACTCGGCATGACCCAGAAAGCCGCCCACGCGGCCCTGCGAGTCTCCTTCGCCAAGGTCGCCGAGTACCAGCAGCGCGGCCTGGTCCACTTCCACGCCGTCATCCGCCTCGACGGCCCCGACGGCACCAGCCAGCCCCCGCCGCCGTACGCCACCGTCGCCGTACTCACCGACGCCGTACGCGCCGCCGCCCGGGTCCACGTCACAGTCGCCTCGGACGCGGTCGGGGAACGCGAACTCTCCTGGGGCGAACAGCTCGACGTACGCGAGATCGCCGCCTTCGGCACTGACGCCGAATTCACCGACCAGGCCGTGGCCGCCTACGTGGCGAAGTACGCCACCAAGTCCGCCGACGCCTCCGGCACCCTCGACCGCGCCCTGTTCTGCCGCCCCTGCCAGGGACGCGGCGCCACCCTCCTGCCCCACGGAACCCCGCTCCCGTGCACCACCTGCGACGGCACCGGGCAGGCCCGGCCACTGCCCCGCCTCGCCGTCGCGCGCCACGTGCGGCAGATGATCCGCACCTGCTGGGAGCTGGGCAGGCTGCCGGAGTTCGCCCACCTGAAGCTCTGGAAGTGGGCGCACATGCTCGGCTTCCGGGGCCACTTCTCCACCAAGTCCCGCCGCTACTCCACCACCTTCGGCGCGCTGCGCGCCGACCGACGCGCCTGGCGCACCGAACAGGCCCGCACCCGCGCCGGCCTCCCCGAACTCGACCCGACGACCACGCTCGTCATCGGCCACTGGGCCTACCAGGGCTCGGGCTACAGCCCCGGCGGTGCCCTGCTCGCCGCCGCCGTCTGGCACCGCAGAGAACTGGAACGGCAGTTCGCGGCAGAAGGGGGCTGCTGA
- a CDS encoding DUF2637 domain-containing protein translates to MAEERFTRRTVTVVMAVIAVLAFVFSFGNVWALALRLGVPRPVAPLIAPMVDLSVVGLLVALRFLALSGVPKAELKAGTRLLHLCGLLTLALNTAEPLLTGRYGRACLDTVAPLLLLGWGHVGPAFLAHFHTTAHPEAITATTAPAPIAEPVPTSAPAPETAAPAPESIPTATPTPPPAEVPTVIEVPGSASAPALAKAPATGSRPALPAALLSAARRIADTHHAEHGTPVTAAQLATRMGVALPVATAALAQL, encoded by the coding sequence ATGGCGGAGGAACGGTTCACCAGGCGCACCGTGACCGTGGTGATGGCTGTGATCGCGGTCCTGGCCTTCGTCTTCTCCTTCGGCAACGTCTGGGCGCTGGCCCTGCGGCTCGGCGTCCCCCGCCCGGTCGCCCCGCTGATCGCCCCCATGGTGGACCTGTCCGTCGTCGGCCTCCTGGTCGCCCTGCGGTTCCTGGCCCTGAGCGGCGTCCCCAAGGCGGAGCTGAAGGCCGGCACCCGGCTGCTGCACCTGTGCGGGCTACTCACCCTCGCCCTGAACACCGCCGAGCCCCTGCTGACCGGACGCTATGGGCGGGCCTGCCTGGACACCGTCGCCCCGCTCCTGCTGCTCGGCTGGGGCCACGTCGGCCCCGCCTTCCTCGCCCACTTTCACACCACTGCACATCCGGAGGCCATCACAGCCACCACAGCCCCCGCGCCCATCGCTGAGCCGGTGCCCACCTCGGCGCCCGCTCCCGAAACGGCGGCCCCGGCCCCTGAGTCGATCCCCACCGCGACACCTACGCCGCCTCCGGCCGAAGTGCCTACCGTGATCGAGGTGCCCGGCTCCGCCTCCGCCCCGGCCCTCGCCAAGGCGCCTGCCACCGGCTCCCGCCCGGCTCTGCCCGCCGCTTTGCTGAGTGCGGCCCGGCGCATCGCGGACACCCACCACGCCGAGCACGGAACACCAGTCACCGCCGCCCAGCTCGCAACCCGCATGGGCGTCGCCCTGCCGGTGGCCACCGCCGCCCTCGCTCAGCTCTGA
- a CDS encoding FtsK/SpoIIIE domain-containing protein has protein sequence MENVMDRAPSVLLVAAGLAGVGLLLAVVRYVRADGGTRVSMRQAVRVRWGWVRLARMAGLTVTDKTPGLLAQITAQKDGPAPAPRVLTPRIKVKPDQFGVIVRAKTLPQVGLEEYQKADRFLADAWRCTRVSVLPDGPGRVVIRGVRSDPLTTPTEHRPTGRPLADVARWELGVDEYAAQVFVSLANVPGVTVAGTPGAGKTSTINKFVCDFAPSPAVQFVGVDGKVSRASEGDYADLVKRMFAFCGDDLDEANALFKRLVELRKRRSSVIREVLGVKNMWHVGPSPLWPLTVLIIDEAHTYFREYKGSDAETKRLAALTAENARLVEDLVKKGRSVGMLVILISQKTTGDALPTFIRDVCPVGLSFAQKTVEAAVAALGDDIRNWPDASPVTLQDPAYVGVAVMAMQGRPGFTRIRTPYVSDADAARIAEATSHLTADPALCLDALLDTTGRTNPGDDEGPDGPAISLAKP, from the coding sequence ATGGAAAACGTGATGGATCGCGCGCCGAGCGTGCTGCTGGTCGCGGCCGGGCTGGCGGGCGTGGGCCTGCTGCTGGCGGTTGTGCGCTACGTCCGCGCCGACGGCGGTACGCGGGTCAGCATGCGGCAGGCTGTCCGGGTCCGCTGGGGCTGGGTGCGGCTGGCACGGATGGCGGGCCTGACGGTCACCGACAAGACGCCGGGCCTGCTCGCGCAGATCACCGCGCAGAAGGACGGTCCCGCCCCCGCACCCCGGGTGCTGACCCCGAGGATCAAGGTGAAGCCGGATCAGTTCGGCGTGATCGTGCGGGCCAAGACCCTGCCGCAGGTCGGGCTGGAGGAGTACCAGAAGGCGGACAGGTTTCTGGCGGACGCCTGGCGGTGTACGCGGGTATCCGTCCTGCCGGACGGCCCCGGCCGGGTGGTGATCCGGGGCGTGCGCTCCGACCCGTTGACCACGCCGACCGAGCACCGGCCCACCGGCCGTCCGCTCGCGGACGTGGCGCGCTGGGAGCTGGGGGTGGACGAGTACGCCGCGCAGGTGTTCGTGTCCTTGGCCAACGTGCCCGGTGTGACGGTGGCCGGCACTCCCGGTGCGGGCAAGACCTCGACGATCAACAAGTTCGTCTGCGACTTCGCGCCCTCCCCGGCGGTGCAGTTCGTGGGCGTGGACGGGAAGGTGTCGCGGGCCTCCGAGGGCGACTACGCCGATCTCGTCAAGCGGATGTTCGCGTTCTGCGGTGACGACTTGGACGAAGCGAACGCGCTGTTCAAGCGTCTGGTGGAGCTGCGCAAGCGGCGGTCCTCGGTGATCCGTGAGGTGCTGGGCGTGAAGAACATGTGGCACGTCGGCCCCTCGCCGTTGTGGCCTCTCACGGTTCTGATCATCGATGAGGCACACACGTACTTCCGCGAATACAAGGGCAGCGACGCCGAGACCAAGCGGCTGGCCGCGCTGACGGCGGAGAACGCCCGCCTGGTGGAGGACCTGGTCAAGAAGGGCCGAAGCGTCGGCATGCTGGTGATCCTGATCAGTCAGAAGACCACCGGCGACGCCCTGCCGACGTTCATCCGCGATGTGTGCCCGGTCGGGCTGTCCTTCGCGCAGAAGACGGTGGAAGCCGCAGTGGCCGCGCTGGGGGACGACATCCGCAACTGGCCGGACGCCAGCCCGGTCACCTTGCAGGACCCCGCCTACGTCGGCGTCGCGGTGATGGCGATGCAGGGCCGCCCCGGCTTCACCCGCATCCGCACCCCGTACGTCTCCGACGCCGACGCCGCCCGTATCGCGGAAGCCACCTCCCACCTGACCGCCGACCCCGCCCTGTGCCTGGACGCCCTCCTCGACACCACCGGCCGCACGAACCCCGGCGACGACGAAGGACCGGACGGCCCGGCCATCTCCCTGGCCAAGCCCTGA
- a CDS encoding winged helix-turn-helix domain-containing protein, with translation MTLPLDEDSRPPYLQAAGALRDAILTGEFTSGERLPSANVLGERFGVSSSTVQNALRVLKQEGLVYSQLGRGSFVSSTVSGSDAPGAPVADGDGEEPGPDWPADLIRNDDGRPPYVQVADFLRRDIAEGTYPPGSQLPPAREIQERFQVANSTAQNAYRSLKQEGLVYSVKGRGVFVRQAPEPGKRHGPITNYLLREEIAREARAAAADFADLTDDELLAREAELDQRWVTIREEHQRIFNERRKIKRETSRRGLFLPPLHDDADSDTSPREKLEAALAESTKRRQQRP, from the coding sequence ATGACCCTGCCCTTGGACGAGGACTCCCGACCGCCGTATCTCCAGGCGGCTGGTGCCCTGCGGGACGCGATCCTGACCGGTGAGTTCACATCAGGTGAGCGCCTGCCCTCGGCGAACGTGCTCGGCGAGCGGTTCGGCGTCTCCAGCTCCACCGTCCAGAACGCCCTACGGGTCCTCAAGCAGGAAGGGCTGGTCTACTCCCAACTCGGCCGGGGCAGTTTCGTGAGCTCGACGGTCAGCGGGAGCGATGCTCCGGGTGCCCCAGTAGCGGACGGAGACGGCGAGGAGCCAGGCCCGGACTGGCCGGCCGATCTCATCCGTAATGACGACGGCCGCCCGCCCTACGTCCAGGTGGCCGACTTCCTCCGCCGCGACATCGCAGAAGGCACCTACCCTCCGGGCTCCCAGCTCCCGCCCGCTCGTGAGATCCAAGAGCGATTCCAAGTAGCCAACTCCACCGCACAGAACGCCTACCGAAGCCTCAAGCAGGAAGGGCTCGTGTACTCGGTCAAGGGCCGCGGTGTCTTCGTGCGCCAAGCTCCAGAGCCGGGTAAGCGCCACGGGCCGATCACGAACTACCTGCTACGGGAGGAGATCGCCCGCGAGGCCCGTGCAGCCGCAGCCGACTTCGCAGACCTCACCGATGACGAGCTGCTGGCACGAGAAGCGGAGCTCGACCAGCGATGGGTCACGATCCGTGAGGAACACCAGCGGATCTTCAACGAGCGCCGGAAGATCAAACGCGAGACGAGCCGACGCGGGCTGTTCCTGCCGCCACTCCACGACGACGCCGACTCGGACACGTCGCCACGCGAGAAGCTGGAAGCCGCACTGGCCGAATCGACGAAGCGCCGGCAGCAGCGCCCCTGA
- a CDS encoding helix-turn-helix transcriptional regulator produces the protein MTTELADNVRKYRRRAGMSQEELAHAAGVSPGTVRKVEQGGTVRMETLHALARALSVTTATLLAPDAPEPVGRSEDPNRVNLIQLRAALTPPVGLTDSDGESAEEEPNLRRFRRTVHDGAVLYHSDSYKSVASQLPALLRDANSAVAHFDSGEEHSQALLARAESLQLAGRYLTQVRQYDLAYTALAGAITDARQARDTLTGASGVIGMCWLLLRQGRLDEAEQLASQTADLIEPRLSRATPDECAAWGWLALRAAAAAGRNNRPQEARDYYRVANTAASAVGREYTGSFFRHWTTFGPLTVGMKGVEDDMVVGDARAVVRKSGEDAMSPKAWKNAGRPSGENWNRHRLDVARAHTRTNDLSAAMDELTAVRRASPEWLRHQRMAAETMQEILKKRKRTLTAEMRDMASYLAVVG, from the coding sequence ATGACTACGGAACTGGCGGACAACGTCCGTAAGTACCGGCGTCGGGCCGGGATGAGCCAGGAAGAACTGGCCCACGCCGCAGGCGTCTCGCCGGGGACGGTGCGTAAGGTCGAGCAGGGTGGCACGGTCCGCATGGAAACCCTTCACGCCCTGGCCCGCGCGCTGAGCGTGACAACGGCAACGCTTCTGGCGCCGGACGCTCCGGAGCCCGTGGGCCGTTCGGAGGACCCGAACCGCGTCAACCTGATCCAACTCCGCGCGGCCCTCACTCCACCAGTGGGACTCACCGACTCGGACGGAGAGAGCGCCGAGGAGGAGCCGAACCTGCGCCGCTTCCGCCGTACCGTCCATGACGGTGCGGTGCTCTACCACTCCGACAGCTACAAGAGCGTCGCATCCCAACTGCCCGCGCTCCTGCGGGATGCGAACAGCGCGGTCGCGCACTTCGACAGCGGCGAGGAGCACAGCCAGGCACTTTTGGCCCGTGCCGAGTCGTTGCAGCTGGCTGGGCGGTACCTGACGCAGGTACGGCAGTACGACCTCGCCTACACCGCCCTGGCCGGCGCGATCACCGACGCACGCCAGGCCCGGGACACGCTCACCGGGGCATCTGGCGTCATCGGGATGTGCTGGCTGCTCCTACGCCAGGGCCGGCTGGACGAAGCCGAACAGCTTGCCTCCCAGACCGCCGACCTGATCGAACCGAGACTGTCCCGCGCGACGCCGGACGAATGCGCGGCATGGGGATGGCTGGCACTGCGCGCCGCGGCTGCCGCAGGCCGCAACAACCGGCCCCAGGAAGCCCGCGACTACTACCGCGTCGCGAACACGGCGGCATCCGCCGTGGGACGGGAGTACACCGGCTCGTTCTTCCGGCACTGGACGACCTTCGGGCCGCTCACCGTCGGCATGAAGGGCGTGGAAGACGACATGGTCGTGGGAGACGCCCGTGCCGTCGTCCGCAAATCCGGCGAGGACGCCATGTCGCCCAAGGCGTGGAAGAACGCCGGGCGGCCGAGCGGCGAAAACTGGAACCGCCACCGCCTGGACGTGGCCCGCGCCCACACCCGGACCAACGACTTGTCCGCGGCGATGGACGAGCTGACCGCAGTCCGCCGTGCATCCCCTGAGTGGCTGAGGCATCAGCGGATGGCCGCCGAGACCATGCAGGAGATCCTGAAGAAGCGCAAGCGCACCCTCACCGCCGAGATGCGCGACATGGCCTCCTACCTGGCCGTAGTCGGATAG
- the cobN gene encoding cobaltochelatase subunit CobN, which produces MILLLSTSDTDLLSARAANTADAPVPYRFANPSRLPLDDLPGLLDGADLVVVRLLGGLRAWQEGLDLLLAADQPRPVVVLTGEQAPDAQLMEASTVPIGIAAEAHGYLAHGGPANLAQLARFLSDTVLLTGHGFEPPAASPTWGPLERTTSPTATTAGGAGPEVAVLYYRAHQMSGNTAFVHALCDAIEAKGGRPRPLYVSSLRTPEPELLRALESADAVITTVLAAGGTRPATASAGGDDESWDAGALAGLDVPILQALCLTGSRGTWEENDEGLSPLDAATQVAVPEFDGRLITVPFSFKEIDEDGLPAYVADPERAARVAGIAVRHARLRHIERRDKRIALVLSAYPTKHSRIGNAVGLDTPASAVELLRTMIAGGYDFGPVEEIPGLVSGDGDELIRALIEAGGHDQDWLTEEQLARNPVRIPAADYKRWFAELPAELRESVEQHWGEAPGNMFVDTSANPEGDIVLAALRRGNLLILIQPPRGFGENPIAIYHDPDLPPSHHYLAAYRWIQAAAEDGGFGADAMIHLGKHGNLEWLPGKNAGLSAACAPDAALGDLPLVYPFLVNDPGEGTQAKRRVHATLVDHLVPPMARAESYGDIARLEQHLDEYAQISAMDPAKLPAIRAQIWTLIQAAKLDHDLGLAERPDDDGFDDFLLHVDGWLCEVKDAQIRDGLHVLGGAPTGEARVNLVLAILRARQIWGGTTALPGLREALGLDESAATRTSADAVEETARGLVQAMEDARWDPAAVASVAADHGPDVAAVLTFAAHEVVPRLAGTTDEIAHVLSALDGGFVPAGPSGSPLRGLVNVLPTGRNFYSVDPKAVPSRLAWETGQALADSLLTRYRTDNGEWPASVGLSLWGTSAMRTAGDDVAEALALLGVRPVWDEASRRVTGVEPIPLDELARPRIDVTLRISGFFRDAFPHVIGLLDDAVRLVAGLDEPADLNYVRAHAQADLALHGDERRATTRIFGSRPGTYGAGILQLIDSRDWRTDADLAEVYTVWGGYAYGRGLEGRPARAEMETAYKRITVAAKNTDTREHDIADSDDYFQYHGGMVATVRALRGTAPEAYIGDSTRPETVKTRTLVEETSRVFRARVVNPKWIEAMRRHGYKGAFELAATVDYLFGYDATTGVVADWMYDKLTETYVLDETNRAFLEEANPWALHGIAERLLEAESRGMWAKPNPQILDSLRQIYLETEGTLESESE; this is translated from the coding sequence ATGATCCTGCTGCTGTCGACGTCCGACACCGATCTGCTCAGCGCCCGCGCGGCGAACACGGCGGACGCCCCCGTCCCGTACCGGTTCGCGAACCCCTCCCGCCTTCCCCTCGACGACCTCCCCGGCCTCCTCGACGGCGCCGACCTGGTCGTCGTACGCCTCCTCGGCGGCCTGCGCGCCTGGCAGGAGGGCCTCGACCTGCTGCTGGCCGCCGACCAGCCCCGCCCCGTCGTGGTCCTGACCGGCGAACAGGCCCCGGACGCCCAGCTGATGGAGGCCTCCACCGTCCCGATCGGCATCGCCGCCGAGGCGCACGGCTACCTCGCGCACGGCGGCCCGGCCAACCTCGCCCAGTTGGCCCGCTTCCTCTCCGACACCGTCCTCCTGACCGGCCACGGCTTCGAGCCCCCCGCCGCCTCCCCCACGTGGGGCCCCCTGGAGCGCACCACGTCACCCACCGCCACCACCGCCGGCGGCGCCGGCCCCGAGGTCGCGGTGCTCTACTACCGCGCCCACCAGATGAGCGGCAACACCGCCTTCGTGCACGCCCTGTGCGACGCCATCGAGGCCAAGGGCGGCCGGCCCCGCCCCCTCTACGTCTCCTCCCTGCGCACCCCGGAGCCGGAACTGCTCCGCGCGCTGGAGTCCGCCGACGCCGTCATCACCACCGTCCTCGCCGCCGGCGGCACCCGCCCCGCGACCGCCTCGGCGGGCGGGGACGACGAGTCCTGGGACGCGGGCGCCCTCGCCGGCCTCGACGTGCCGATCCTCCAGGCGCTGTGCCTGACGGGTTCGCGCGGCACCTGGGAGGAGAACGACGAGGGCCTGTCCCCCCTCGACGCCGCGACGCAGGTCGCCGTCCCGGAGTTCGACGGCCGCCTGATCACCGTCCCGTTCTCCTTCAAGGAGATCGACGAGGACGGCCTGCCCGCCTACGTCGCCGACCCCGAGCGCGCCGCCCGCGTCGCGGGCATCGCCGTACGCCACGCCCGCCTGCGCCACATCGAGCGCCGCGACAAGCGGATCGCCCTCGTCCTGTCCGCGTACCCGACGAAGCACTCCCGCATCGGCAACGCGGTCGGCCTCGACACCCCCGCCAGCGCCGTGGAGCTGCTGCGCACGATGATCGCCGGCGGCTACGACTTCGGTCCCGTCGAGGAGATCCCCGGCCTGGTCTCCGGTGACGGCGACGAGCTGATCCGCGCCCTGATCGAGGCCGGCGGCCACGACCAGGACTGGCTGACCGAGGAACAGCTCGCCCGCAACCCCGTCCGCATCCCGGCCGCCGACTACAAGCGGTGGTTCGCAGAGCTGCCCGCCGAGCTCCGCGAGAGCGTCGAGCAGCACTGGGGCGAGGCCCCCGGCAACATGTTCGTCGACACATCGGCCAACCCCGAGGGCGACATCGTCCTGGCCGCCCTGCGCCGCGGAAACCTCCTGATCCTCATCCAGCCGCCGCGCGGCTTCGGCGAGAACCCGATCGCGATCTACCACGACCCGGACCTGCCGCCGTCGCACCACTACCTGGCCGCGTACCGCTGGATCCAGGCGGCGGCCGAGGACGGCGGCTTCGGCGCCGACGCGATGATCCACCTCGGCAAGCACGGCAACCTGGAGTGGCTGCCGGGCAAGAACGCCGGCCTCTCCGCCGCCTGCGCGCCCGACGCCGCCCTCGGCGACCTCCCCCTCGTGTACCCGTTCCTCGTCAACGACCCGGGCGAGGGCACCCAGGCCAAGCGCCGCGTGCACGCCACCCTGGTCGACCACCTCGTGCCGCCGATGGCGCGCGCCGAGTCGTACGGGGACATCGCCCGCCTCGAACAGCACCTGGACGAGTACGCCCAGATCTCCGCGATGGACCCGGCCAAACTCCCGGCCATCCGCGCCCAGATCTGGACCCTGATCCAGGCCGCGAAACTCGACCACGACCTCGGCCTGGCCGAACGCCCCGACGACGACGGCTTCGACGACTTCCTCCTCCACGTCGACGGCTGGCTGTGCGAGGTCAAGGACGCCCAGATCCGCGACGGACTGCACGTCCTGGGCGGCGCCCCGACCGGCGAGGCCCGCGTCAACCTGGTCCTGGCGATCCTGCGGGCCCGTCAGATCTGGGGCGGTACGACGGCCCTGCCCGGCCTGCGCGAGGCCCTCGGCCTCGACGAGTCGGCCGCCACCCGCACCTCGGCGGACGCCGTGGAGGAGACGGCCCGCGGGCTGGTCCAGGCGATGGAGGACGCGCGGTGGGACCCGGCCGCGGTGGCCTCCGTGGCGGCGGACCACGGCCCGGACGTGGCTGCGGTCCTGACCTTCGCCGCGCACGAGGTCGTCCCGCGCCTGGCCGGCACCACGGACGAGATCGCGCACGTCCTGTCCGCCCTGGACGGCGGCTTCGTCCCGGCGGGCCCCTCGGGCTCGCCCCTGCGAGGCTTGGTCAACGTCCTCCCCACGGGCCGCAACTTCTACTCGGTCGACCCGAAGGCCGTCCCCTCCCGCCTCGCCTGGGAGACGGGCCAGGCCCTGGCCGACTCCCTCCTCACCCGCTACCGCACGGACAACGGCGAGTGGCCGGCGTCGGTCGGCCTCTCCCTGTGGGGCACCAGCGCCATGCGCACGGCCGGCGACGACGTGGCGGAGGCCCTCGCCCTCCTCGGCGTCCGCCCGGTGTGGGACGAGGCCTCCCGCCGGGTGACGGGCGTGGAGCCGATCCCCCTCGACGAACTCGCCCGCCCCCGCATCGACGTCACGCTGCGCATCTCGGGCTTCTTCCGCGACGCGTTCCCGCACGTCATCGGCCTGCTGGACGACGCGGTCCGCCTGGTGGCGGGGCTGGACGAGCCGGCCGACCTGAACTACGTCCGAGCCCACGCTCAGGCGGACCTCGCCCTCCACGGCGACGAACGCCGCGCCACCACCCGTATCTTCGGCTCGCGTCCGGGCACGTACGGGGCCGGCATCCTCCAGCTGATCGACTCCCGCGACTGGCGCACCGACGCCGACCTGGCGGAGGTCTACACGGTCTGGGGCGGCTACGCGTACGGCCGCGGCCTGGAGGGCCGCCCGGCCCGCGCCGAGATGGAGACGGCCTACAAGCGCATCACGGTAGCCGCCAAGAACACCGACACCCGCGAGCACGACATCGCCGACTCGGACGACTACTTCCAGTACCACGGCGGCATGGTGGCCACCGTCCGCGCCCTGCGCGGCACGGCCCCGGAGGCGTACATCGGCGACTCCACCCGCCCGGAGACGGTCAAGACCCGCACCCTGGTCGAGGAGACCTCCCGCGTCTTCCGCGCCCGCGTGGTAAACCCCAAGTGGATCGAGGCGATGCGCCGCCACGGCTACAAGGGCGCGTTCGAGCTGGCGGCGACGGTCGACTACCTCTTCGGCTACGACGCCACGACGGGCGTGGTGGCGGACTGGATGTACGACAAGCTCACGGAAACGTACGTCCTGGACGAGACGAACCGCGCCTTCCTGGAGGAGGCCAACCCCTGGGCCCTCCACGGCATCGCGGAACGCCTCCTGGAAGCCGAGTCCCGCGGCATGTGGGCAAAGCCGAACCCCCAAATCCTCGACTCCCTCCGCCAGATCTACCTGGAAACAGAAGGCACCCTGGAGTCCGAGTCGGAGTAA
- a CDS encoding cobalamin biosynthesis protein CobG: MPQPPSAASRDEPVIRDRGDACPGALRLHAADDGYLARVRIPGGLLTARQASVLGLAADRFGDGHLELTSRGNVQLRGLADDCGAGLARLLDGAGLLPAPSHERVRNIVATPMGGPRVVHWVRELDRLLCASTRATALSGRFLFALDAGRGDVAALDPDVTVLGRANGRALLRLGAGADAVELAACDAPRAALLAAEYFLDAADAAGTRAWRVAELPDEHAVDAGEFARRLAAAGIEAGRVPEVAWPYAEPPRPWGRGGEADQTPLCVLPPLGRLSTAQWRVLVQVADRGSGELCVTPWRSVVLPRASTRRPVAGYARLESAGLVVAPDSPWQSVTACTGRPGCAKSLADVRADARRVVTRSAGELPVHWSGCARRCGHPRGTAWVDLVATPDGYELDGRAIPHDRLAAALTAARTTTTPASQ; this comes from the coding sequence ATGCCACAGCCCCCCTCCGCCGCGTCGCGGGACGAACCCGTCATACGGGACCGCGGTGACGCCTGCCCCGGCGCGCTGCGCCTGCACGCGGCCGACGACGGCTACCTGGCGCGCGTCCGGATCCCCGGCGGGCTGCTCACCGCCCGTCAGGCCTCGGTGCTCGGGCTCGCCGCCGACCGGTTCGGGGACGGGCACCTGGAACTCACCTCGCGCGGCAACGTCCAGCTGCGCGGCCTCGCCGACGACTGCGGCGCAGGGCTCGCCCGGCTGCTGGACGGCGCCGGGCTGCTGCCCGCCCCGAGCCACGAACGGGTGCGCAACATCGTGGCCACCCCGATGGGCGGGCCCCGCGTCGTGCACTGGGTCCGGGAACTGGACCGGCTGCTGTGCGCGAGCACCCGGGCGACGGCCCTGTCCGGTCGGTTCCTGTTCGCCCTCGACGCCGGGCGCGGGGACGTCGCCGCCCTCGACCCCGATGTGACCGTGCTCGGCCGCGCGAACGGCCGGGCGCTGCTGCGGCTCGGCGCGGGCGCCGACGCCGTCGAACTCGCCGCCTGCGACGCCCCCCGGGCGGCGCTGCTGGCCGCCGAATACTTCCTCGACGCCGCCGACGCGGCCGGGACCCGGGCCTGGCGGGTCGCCGAGCTGCCCGACGAACACGCCGTGGACGCCGGGGAGTTCGCCCGGCGACTGGCCGCCGCCGGCATCGAAGCCGGACGCGTGCCCGAGGTGGCGTGGCCGTACGCGGAGCCGCCCCGGCCCTGGGGGCGAGGCGGCGAGGCGGACCAGACCCCGCTGTGCGTCCTGCCCCCGCTCGGCCGGCTGAGCACCGCCCAGTGGCGGGTCCTGGTCCAGGTCGCCGACCGCGGCAGCGGGGAGCTGTGCGTCACCCCGTGGCGCAGCGTCGTCCTGCCGCGCGCGAGCACCCGCAGGCCCGTCGCCGGCTACGCCCGGCTGGAGTCGGCCGGCCTGGTCGTCGCCCCCGACAGCCCCTGGCAGTCCGTCACCGCCTGTACGGGCAGGCCCGGTTGCGCCAAGTCCCTGGCCGACGTACGCGCCGACGCGCGCCGCGTCGTCACGCGATCGGCGGGCGAGCTGCCGGTGCACTGGTCCGGCTGCGCGCGCCGGTGCGGGCATCCGCGCGGCACCGCCTGGGTGGACCTCGTCGCCACCCCGGACGGGTACGAACTCGACGGGCGGGCCATCCCCCACGACCGTCTGGCGGCCGCCCTCACGGCCGCACGCACCACCACAACACCCGCATCGCAGTGA